The Patescibacteria group bacterium sequence AGTACCATCAAGTGGAGCAACAATAATAATTTGCTTATCTCTCATTCCCAACTCTGCACCAATACCAGTAAATTGTCCAGCCAAACCTTGTTTGAAATCCGTATTTTGTTGTGGAGGGAGATAAACAGTGTAGGGATCGTCAAGGCTATTCACCATGCCGGAAATAGCACCATCTAATAACTTTTGAGGATCGATTGCTGTTTTATCATAGTAGTTATTCTCAAGTTTCTCCAAAACGATCCAAAATTTACTAAAATCAAGATTTTGATACTTTGAAGGTGGTTCTTTACCTTCTACCTGAACATGTGGCTGCCAATTTTTCCAATCCAGTGTAATTTTGTTGACACCTATGTAATATCCAATTAGTCCTGATATAAAAATAACAATAAAAAACCTTATTACTCTCATAGTTGTTATTCTTTTTTAACAGATTTAACAGAGATAGTTCTCGCATCAGCATCTACAAAAACATTCTCTCTGTCAAATTTTACTAACTTCTCTGCTACATCTTCAGATACTACAACAAGAGGTACACTGATGTTGCGTTCGTGAAGATATGCTATATCAGACTCATCAATGTTGGACGTAATGATACCAGAAACATCCAAAGCTCCTGCTTTTGCCAATGCTTCACGGCCAATACGAGCAACGAGAAGAATCTTTCCTCCATCATCTACTCCAAGATCACTGCTTTTAACCTCAAACCCTGTTTTAAAATGCACAGTACTTAACACTCCTTGTGTCTTACCCACTGATCCTGAAGTTCCTTGAAAAATATTATCTTCTCCTTTAATGACAACTGCATCATTATTACACACTGTGACGACACCATCAAGTGGTGAAACAATTATTTCTGGATTTGAGTTGAGAGTAACATTATTAAAATTATCAGACGATCTGATTCGAATAACGAGATTCCCTGTATCACGCTCAAAACGAAGAATTATTCCATCAACAGTAGAAATCAAATTGTCTTTCTTTAAACTGAAAATGCTACTTTTAGAAGCTAGAAGATCTCCTTTATGTAAAACCTCTCCTGGACTTTTTTTAAGATATTTCCTGACTACTGATAAAGGTGCATTAAATTCTGAAGTTAAATTAACAATACACTCTGTTGTGTCTTGAAGACTCGGAGAATCCGTTATAGAGGATGAATGTCTTGCTAATACCTGACCCACATGAACTCTGTCACCTTTTTTTACGAGAATATCAAAATTTGCTGGAATATTAATTGGCAAGGAGGCCATACATCCTCAGGTATATAGACGCATCTTATCTTAAATCAAAAGCATTAATCACGAGCAACATACGGCATAAGAGCTAGATAGCGTGCATATTTAATCGCATCCGTCAGTCGTCTCTGATGTTTTGCACACAAACCTGTTCGTGCCCTACTTATAATTTTACCTCTATCGGTAACATATTTTTGTAGTGTAGAAACATCAGAGTACCAAGGATTCTTATTCTCCTCACAGAAAGAACATACCTTCGGTGCGCTTATTTTTCTTTGTTGTCGTGTTCGTTTAACTGCCATATAAATTTAAAATAAAATTAAAATCTAAGAAAAAATTTAAGATCAAAGATCAGAATGGTATATCATCCGGAGGAACCATCTCTTCATCTGTCGACGATGATGATTCTCCAGATTTAGACTGCTTAGGTGCAACGTTTTCCTCTTTAACTTTAGTTGAATTTGAAGAAGCAGATGGTTCTGCTTTT is a genomic window containing:
- the rpsR gene encoding 30S ribosomal protein S18; the encoded protein is MAVKRTRQQRKISAPKVCSFCEENKNPWYSDVSTLQKYVTDRGKIISRARTGLCAKHQRRLTDAIKYARYLALMPYVARD